The following are encoded together in the Longimicrobium terrae genome:
- a CDS encoding ROK family protein: protein MRKIDVRDFERATRTTSRRINLQIALNLIREHQPISRADLARRMDLNRGTMTALVSELVSDGSVVEGETTSTTRGRRPKMLFVRTRDRLVLGIDIRFSRTYVMVSDFAGQRTALESFETLFSPPDLVKELGVRIRRMRAQYDEAGEIEGIGLVIPGMVDQATGRVLNAPQLGWKDVEIRGSLEEATGLPVVIENASVACALGHMWLGRRGGDSVGDLVYVMVSDGVGVGVVANGEVMRGSGNTAGEFGHLPVDLNGPRCLCGARGCWETYTSNLATLARYLGREFSPETARNLSGHPGLTVQQVVDLARAGEAQALSAVRETGYYLGVGLAGIITVANPARIVIGGEIIGAWDLIEGTVREMVEERALTPQAARTPIIPEPMNEFPRLRGAAALVAAPFFAAPRVA from the coding sequence GTGAGAAAGATCGACGTACGCGATTTTGAGCGCGCCACGCGCACCACGTCGCGGCGCATCAACCTGCAGATCGCGCTGAACCTGATCCGCGAGCACCAGCCCATTTCCCGCGCCGACCTGGCGCGGCGGATGGACCTGAACCGCGGAACCATGACCGCGCTGGTCAGCGAACTCGTGAGCGACGGCTCCGTGGTGGAGGGGGAAACGACCAGCACCACGCGCGGGCGGCGTCCCAAGATGCTGTTCGTGCGGACGCGCGACCGGCTGGTGCTGGGCATCGACATCCGGTTCAGCCGCACGTACGTGATGGTGAGCGACTTCGCCGGACAGCGCACCGCGCTCGAATCGTTCGAAACGCTCTTTTCCCCGCCGGACCTGGTGAAGGAACTGGGCGTGCGCATCCGCCGCATGCGCGCGCAGTACGACGAGGCCGGGGAGATCGAGGGGATCGGGCTGGTCATCCCCGGGATGGTGGACCAGGCCACGGGGCGGGTGCTGAACGCGCCGCAGCTGGGATGGAAGGACGTGGAGATCCGCGGCTCGCTGGAGGAGGCGACGGGGCTGCCGGTCGTCATCGAAAACGCCTCGGTGGCGTGCGCGCTGGGGCACATGTGGCTGGGGCGGCGGGGCGGCGACAGCGTGGGCGACCTCGTGTACGTGATGGTGAGCGACGGCGTGGGCGTGGGCGTGGTGGCCAACGGCGAGGTGATGCGCGGCTCGGGGAACACCGCCGGCGAGTTCGGCCATCTGCCGGTGGACCTGAACGGCCCGCGCTGCCTGTGCGGCGCGCGCGGATGCTGGGAAACGTACACCTCCAACCTGGCCACGCTGGCGCGCTACCTGGGCCGCGAGTTTTCGCCGGAGACGGCGCGCAACCTGTCGGGGCACCCGGGGCTGACCGTACAGCAGGTGGTGGACCTGGCGCGCGCGGGCGAGGCGCAGGCGCTGAGTGCGGTGCGTGAGACGGGCTACTACCTGGGCGTGGGGCTGGCGGGGATCATTACCGTGGCGAACCCGGCGCGCATCGTGATCGGCGGCGAAATCATCGGCGCGTGGGACCTGATCGAGGGGACCGTGCGGGAGATGGTGGAGGAGCGGGCGCTGACGCCCCAGGCCGCGCGCACGCCCATCATCCCCGAGCCGATGAACGAGTTTCCGCGGCTGCGCGGGGCCGCGGCGCTGGTGGCGGCGCCGTTCTTTGCGGCTCCGCGCGTGGCGTAG
- a CDS encoding cupin domain-containing protein: MTEVFVQGSEREWQELGDGVRRQILGHDGELMMVRVQFIQGAIGTAHQHPHRQATLVESGRFEVAIGGEVRVLGAGDGFIVPPDVVHGVMALEAGVLVDVFTPARADFLSPQS; encoded by the coding sequence ATGACAGAAGTATTCGTGCAGGGAAGCGAGCGGGAGTGGCAGGAACTCGGCGACGGCGTACGGCGCCAGATCCTGGGCCACGACGGGGAACTGATGATGGTGCGCGTGCAGTTCATCCAGGGCGCCATCGGCACCGCGCACCAGCACCCGCACCGCCAGGCCACGCTGGTGGAAAGCGGCCGGTTCGAGGTCGCGATCGGCGGCGAGGTGCGTGTACTGGGCGCGGGCGATGGCTTCATCGTGCCGCCGGACGTGGTGCACGGCGTCATGGCGCTGGAGGCCGGCGTGCTGGTGGACGTCTTTACCCCCGCGCGCGCGGATTTCCTTTCGCCGCAGTCGTAG